From a single Carassius carassius chromosome 8, fCarCar2.1, whole genome shotgun sequence genomic region:
- the scxa gene encoding basic helix-loop-helix transcription factor scleraxis, translated as MSFAMVRPAPSRYLYSEISMMSEDDENGSESSGSDDRSFRLDTSGYDIKVGRKRKPGIGGGGRLIGSPPNCTGTMGPLPEGRQRNAANARERDRTNSVNTAFTALRTLIPTEPADRKLSKIETLRLASSYISHLGNVLLVGEACGDGQPCHSGGPSTSNYYHHHGSPNRDSENSQPKQICTFCLSNQRKLSKDRERKSALRS; from the exons ATGTCTTTCGCAATGGTACGACCGGCTCCCAGCCGATACCTATATTCGGAGATCTCAATGATGTCAGAGGACGATGAAAATGGCAGCGAGAGCTCAGGCTCAGACGACCGGTCTTTTCGCTTGGACACCTCAGGGTACGACATTAAAGTTGGAAGAAAGCGGAAACCTGGCATAGGAGGTGGTGGACGGCTGATAGGGTCACCACCCAACTGCACGGGCACAATGGGTCCATTGCCAGAGGGCCGTCAACGCAATGCAGCCAATGCACGGGAGCGGGATCGCACCAACAGTGTCAACACGGCCTTCACCGCGTTGAGAACTCTCATCCCCACGGAGCCTGCTGACCGGAAGCTGTCCAAGATCGAGACCTTGCGGTTGGCATCCAGTTACATCTCCCACCTTGGAAATGTGCTCCTGGTGGGTGAAGCTTGTGGGGACGGACAGCCGTGCCACAGCGGAGGGCCCTCGACTTCAAACTATTACCACCACCATGGTTCGCCAAACCGGGACTCGGAGAACTCGCAGCCCAAACAGATCTGCACGTTTTGCCTCAGCAACCAGAGGAAACTG agcAAAGACAGAGAGAGGAAATCAGCCCTGAGGAGTTAA